One stretch of Miscanthus floridulus cultivar M001 chromosome 18, ASM1932011v1, whole genome shotgun sequence DNA includes these proteins:
- the LOC136521186 gene encoding BEACH domain-containing protein B-like encodes MAENAWERWKRREISNFEYLVILNTLAGRSYNDLTQYPIFPWVLADYTSEKLDFNKSSTFRDLSKPVGALDENRFTVFEDRYLSFCDPDIPSFYYGSHYSSMGIVLHYMLRLEPFTALHLNFQGGKFDHADRLFQSIKSAYINSLSSTSDVKELIPEFFYMPEFLENSNSYHLGVKEDGEPIGDVALPPWAKGSPEEFIHINREALQSEYVSSNLHNWIDLIFGYKQRGQPAVEAANIFYYVTYEGAVDLENMDDMLHKSAIEDQIANFGQTPIQIFRMKHPRRGPPIPIAHPLYFAPQSITLTSSVCSTVSHMCAILFIGLLENTVVLMNEGLILSVKLWSTTQLQSGGNFTYSGPQEHLFEIGSDVISPRKIGTFLAENVKFGRQCLATMQNSCDNYLILCGNWENSFQIISLSDGRIMQSIRQHKDVVSCVAVSSDGNVVATGSYDTTVMIWHAFRGRPIDKKMRGANFELSEKEHVIVERPVHILCGHDDIIACLFVSTELDIVISGSKDGTCIFHTLREGRYVRSIQHPSGVGLSKLVASQHGRVVLYSENDLSLHMYSINGRHIASSATLGRLNCIDLSCCGDFIVCAGELGQIVLRSMHSLGIVWRYDGTGKTITSLAVTPEECILAGTKNGRLLVFSIETPLLRRGSTQRNRIKPSTTGQVIGCKISTECKK; translated from the exons ATGGCTGAGAATGCCTGGGAAAGATGGAAAAGGAGGGAAATCAGTAACTTTGAGTATCTTGTGATTTTAAACACCCTTGCTGGAAGATCTTACAATGACTTAACTCAGTATCCTATATTTCCATGGGTATTGGCTGATTACACCTCAGAAAAGCTTGATTTCAACAAGTCATCGACTTTTAGGGATCTTTCAAAACCAGTTGGTGCGTTGGATGAAAACCGCTTCACG GTTTTTGAAGATAGATATCTTAGTTTCTGTGACCCTGATATACCAAG TTTTTATTACGGATCTCACTACTCTAGCATGGGAATCGTTCTTCATTACATGCTTAGGCTCGAGCCATTTACAGCTCTGCATCTAAACTTTCAG GGTGGCAAGTTTGACCATGCAGACCGTTTGTTCCAGAGCATTAAGAGCGCTTACATAAATAGCTTATCAAGTACAAGTGATGTCAAAGAGCTTATTCCAGAATTCTTTTACATGCCCGagtttcttgaaaattcaaattcatATCATCTTGGTGTTAAGGAGGATGGGGAACCTATAGGCGATGTTGCTCTCCCTCCATGGGCAAAG GGTTCGCCTGAAGAATTCATCCACATCAACAGAGAAGCCCTTCAAAGTGAATATGTGAGCTCTAATCTCCATAACTGGATTGACCTCATATTTGGTTACAAGCAGCGTGGACAGCCAGCTGTTGAG GCAGCAAACATATTTTACTACGTGACATATGAAGGTGCAGTTGATCTGGAAAATATGGATGACATGTTACATAAATCTGCTATTGAGGATCAGATAGCGAATTTTGGACAGACACCAATCCAGATTTTCCGGATGAAACATCCAAGAAGAGGACCTCCCATCCCAATTGCTCATCCACTGTATTTTGCACCACAGTCGATAACATTAACTTCAAGTGTTTGTAGTACAGTCAGCCACATGTGTGCTATACTATTCATTGGTTTGTTGGAGAACACTGTTGTATTGATGAATGAGGGACTCATATTGTCAGTAAAGCTGTGGTCAACAACACAGCTGCAGTCAGGTGGAAATTTCACATATTCTGGACCACAG GAACATTTATTTGAAATTGGTTCAGATGTTATCTCTCCTCGTAAAATTGGCACTTTCCTTGCCGAAAACGTTAAGTTTGGAAGACAATGCTTAGCAACAATGCAAAATAGTTGTGATAATTATTTGATTTTATGTGGAAACTGGGAGAACAGTTTCCAAATAATTTCTCTTAGTGATGGAAGAATTATGCAGAGCATCAGGCAACATAAGGATGTTGTTAGCTGTGTTGCAG TTTCATCTGACGGAAACGTGGTTGCAACTGGTAGTTATGACACAACTGTTATGATCTGGCATGCATTTCGAGGAAGACCAATTGATAAGAAAATGAGGGGTGCCAATTTTGAACTTTCAGAAAAGGAACATGTTATAGTGGAAAGGCCTGTTCATATCTTATGTGGTCATGATGACATCATAGCATGCTTATTTGTTAGCACTGAACTTGACATTGTAATCAGTGGTTCAAAAGATGGGACTTGTATTTTTCATACACTGCGTGAAGGGAGATATGTTCGGTCCATCCAGCATCCTTCTGGTGTTGGTTTATCAAAACTGGTAGCATCACAGCATGGGCGGGTGGTATTATATTCTGAGAATGACCTCTCCTTGCACATGTACTCCATCAATGGACGACATATTGCTTCTTCAGCAACCCTTGGGCGTCTCAATTGCATAGATCTTAGTTGTTGTGGTGATTTCATTGTTTGTGCTGGTGAGCTTGGACAGATAGTCTTACGCTCAATGCATTCTCTTGGTATTGTTTGGAGGTATGATGGAACTGGGAAGACAATTACTTCCCTAGCTGTGACTCCTGAGGAATGCATCCTAGCAGGAACCAAGAATGGTAGACTGCTGGTATTTTCAATAGAAACTCCTCTCCTTCGCAGGGGGAGCACGCAACGAAATAGAATAAAGCCCTCCACAACTGGTCAAGTCATTGGCTGCAAGATATCCACCGAATGTAAAAAATGA
- the LOC136521187 gene encoding uncharacterized protein isoform X1, translating to MIDPEYAIPDDAVNNPAPSVSKSGKPFNLRPVSPTSPIGYNAPTLAALTHQKIRTKTITSKSKLATSRATPSAAATTLVKAFKGVRAATGSSSAIPPISSTTSFDEPSEQQLGTSANVPDVQASQPTSVDAPQPIVADAQAKRKALTDTEAQPKRQKSMPIPTSAPMSLVIIPQEPTTDEVTEDIPSASSADPPHDILQVASSSQAQEIALKQEQDSPNSLFSFAIDISDDDGEETSSSLALGTISAETKSKLETLLNLLQQGTAQLVDDSDPAKAIFKTIRGQVPADVEEVLFPAAHLESRQLQYQRAAQRIADRAAQAQLKEEMLQLKQIADEKHKGIVNLQTSGAALKQKILDLSARKIALLAELKEVDAALTHAQQEESQLPNAVKALQQERDIQARKALAMKKKLKPVEGAADDDIKEMEEADQIRLRAILAIQSLLNV from the exons atgatcgaccctgaatatgccatccctgacgacgcg gttaacaacccagcaccatcggtgagcaaaagtgggaaacccttcaatcttcggcctgtttccccaacatcgccgatcggctacaacgctcccaccttagccgctttgacccaccagaagattcgtaccaagaccatcacttccaagtccaaattggctacatccagggctactccatcggctgctgctacaaccttggtcaaagcattcaag ggggtaagagctgctactggatcgtcatcggcaattccgccgatatcaagcaccacttctttcgatgaaccttcagag caacaattgggtacatcggcaaacgtaccagatgttcaagcttcacaaccaacaagtgtcgatgccccccagccaatcgttgccgatgcccaagcaaagcgcaaagctttaacagatactgaagcacagccaaaacgacaaaagtctatgccgatccctacatctgccccaatgtcattggtcatcatacctcaagagcccaccaccgatgaagtcacagaggatatcccatcggcaagctcagccgatcccccacacgacatactccaggttgcttcctccagtcaagcacaggaaattgccttgaaacag gaacaagattccccgaacagcctattttcctttgccattgacatttctgacgacgatggagaggagacaagttcttcccttgcactgggaacaatatcggcagagactaaatccaagttggaaaccctcctgaacttgctacagcaaggtaccgcccaactggtagatgactcggaccccgcaaaggcaattttcaaaacaattcgtggccaggtccctgccgatgttgaagaagtactcttcccagcagctcatttagaaagccgccaactgcaatatcaacgggctgctcagcgcattgccgatagagcagctcaagctcaactcaaagaagagatgctacaactgaaacaaattgctgatgagaagcacaagggcatcgtcaacttgcagacttcgggtgctgcacttaagcagaaaatcttggatttatcagcaaggaagatagctctattggctgaattgaaagaagtcgacgcagccttaactcatgctcaacaagaagaaagccagctacccaatgccgtcaaagcccttcagcaagaaagagatatccaagctcgcaaagctttagccatgaagaaaaaactcaagcctgtggagggtgctgccgatgacgatatcaaagaaatggaggaagccgaccagattcgcctgcgtgcgatattagctatccaatccttgttgaacgtgtaa
- the LOC136521187 gene encoding uncharacterized protein isoform X2, which yields MIDPEYAIPDDAVNNPAPSVSKSGKPFNLRPVSPTSPIGYNAPTLAALTHQKIRTKTITSKSKLATSRATPSAAATTLVKAFKGVRAATGSSSAIPPISSTTSFDEPSEQQLGTSANVPDVQASQPTSVDAPQPIVADAQAKRKALTDTEAQPKRQKSMPIPTSAPMSLVIIPQEPTTDEVTEDIPSASSADPPHDILQVASSSQAQEIALKQEQDSPNSLFSFAIDISDDDGEETSSSLALGTISAETKSKLETLLNLLQQGPCRC from the exons atgatcgaccctgaatatgccatccctgacgacgcg gttaacaacccagcaccatcggtgagcaaaagtgggaaacccttcaatcttcggcctgtttccccaacatcgccgatcggctacaacgctcccaccttagccgctttgacccaccagaagattcgtaccaagaccatcacttccaagtccaaattggctacatccagggctactccatcggctgctgctacaaccttggtcaaagcattcaag ggggtaagagctgctactggatcgtcatcggcaattccgccgatatcaagcaccacttctttcgatgaaccttcagag caacaattgggtacatcggcaaacgtaccagatgttcaagcttcacaaccaacaagtgtcgatgccccccagccaatcgttgccgatgcccaagcaaagcgcaaagctttaacagatactgaagcacagccaaaacgacaaaagtctatgccgatccctacatctgccccaatgtcattggtcatcatacctcaagagcccaccaccgatgaagtcacagaggatatcccatcggcaagctcagccgatcccccacacgacatactccaggttgcttcctccagtcaagcacaggaaattgccttgaaacag gaacaagattccccgaacagcctattttcctttgccattgacatttctgacgacgatggagaggagacaagttcttcccttgcactgggaacaatatcggcagagactaaatccaagttggaaaccctcctgaacttgctacagcaag gtccctgccgatgttga
- the LOC136524459 gene encoding uncharacterized protein, translating into MPRHLLLPPHRAGDAAPTTSFPAGDFDDAPTPCVVFSGSLEEGALNVLWKNYENALDKDEKEKSLQIFVLQFVETFRDWGPHPIEQLVDQELGNNETVVGCSCGHPSEVILILIQEISLITSTFTESGNSPVSPTIHHSGQQNNLGLSSQILQVLECLEILTRSLHNCKVFSYYGGVQKIASLLKAAVAQLKNLNRLLAAEDQSSDEAVENARLMLNMLVCIITIISNFMKLEITVGRIPHIADTTKHTPSSNHLAAVMSSSPDRTISDTLRHWQQKAIVLVMEARGVNWLVESSQKHWWAGNSIGWTWTSF; encoded by the exons ATGCC gcgccacctcctcctccccccgCACCGGGCAGGTGATGCGGCGCCTACCACCTCCTTCCCCGCCGGCGACTTCGACGACGCGCCCACCCCGTGCGTCGTCTTCAG TGGTAGTCTGGAGGAGGGAGCCTTGAATGTACTTTGGAAGAATTATGAGAATGCACTTGATAAG GATGAGAAGGAAAAATCTCTTCAAATTTTTGTCTTGCAATTTGTAGAGACATTCAGAGATTGGGGACCACACCCAATTGAGCAACTGGTTGATCAAGAATTAGGAAACAATGAAACAGTTGTAGGATGCTCTTGCGGGCATCCTTCTGAGGTCATTCTTATtctgattcaggagatttctctaATTACATCAACTTTTACTGAAA GTGGCAACAGTCCGGTATCTCCTACAATTCATCATTCAGGGCAACAAAATAACTTGGGTTTGAGCTCACAGATATTGCAAGTTCTGGAGTGTTTGGAAATTCTGACTCGCTCCTTGCATAACTGTAAAGTATTCAGCTACTATGGTGGTGTACAGAAGATTGCTTCTCTACTAAAAG CTGCTGTTGCTCAGCTCAAAAACTTGAACAGGTTGCTGGCTGCAGAAGATCAATCTTCAGATGAAGCAGTGGAAAATGCTAGGCTGATGCTAAATATGCTTGTATGCATAATCACTATAATTTCAAACTTCATGAAGTTGGAAATAACTGTTGGAAGGATTCCCCATATTGCCGATACCACAAAGCATACCCCATCAAGCAACCATTTGGCTGCAGTCATGTCTAGCTCTCCTGATAGAACCATTTCTGATACACTTCGACATTGGCAGCAGAAGGCAATTGTTCTTGTGATGGAAGCCAGAGGTGTCAACTGGTTAGTAG AATCATCTCAGAAGCATTGGTGGGCTGGAAATTCTATTGGATGGACTTGGACTTCCTTCTAG